Sequence from the Pedobacter sp. D749 genome:
CGGTAATCAACTCGCGGTTTAAGGCATTCGATTTCCCTCTATCTAATGTGATGGTTGCCAGGCGATCTTTTACACTTACTTTTATTGTATTCATATTTAAATAGTATCAAGATTTGAATATTCAGTATCAAGGTTTAAGTATCGGGTATCAAGATAAATATACCGCAGCATAAGCTATGCATGCATACTAATTCAAATTTATCTTTTTTTATCTATTTCACATCATAAGTGTAAACTTTTCTTGCCAAATGCCCTGCAGCGTCGATTCCTTCTATTACTACGCGGTAGGTTCCAGGCTCATCTGCATTATAAAATTCGAATTGTGCTTTTCCATCCTTATCGGTAACAACCTGTGGGTTCCAATAAATAGTAGTTCTTAAATCGGTCCTGCTGGCTGAGCTTGTTGCATCATATTTTGGTGAATAAAACTCTCTTGAGACCGTAAATCCTTTTGGATTAAAGGTTACAATTCCTGGAGCATATCTATCGGTACTTCTTCCACCGTCACCACGTTTGGTGGTAATAATAATTACACCTCCGCCGCCTTGCGAACCATAAATAGCGGTATTACCGATACTTTTTAGCAACTCGATAGATTCTACGTCGTTAGGCGTAACGTTATCCAGAAAATCGGCCTCCATTTGCATTCCATCAACAATAATACGCATTGGTGTGTCTTGACTACGCATTAAATATGGCACATTCCCCCTAAATATTACACCTGGTAAACGACCCTGCAAACATTGAGATAAGGTAACACAAGTGGATAATTGATCAGCAGTCATAATAAAATCGGCCCTACCGGCACCATTTAAATTGGATGAATTTTTCGCCGGATTTTTCTTTTCAGTAATCGTTACCTCTTCGAGTTTAATGGTCCGCTCCAGCAAACCCAAACGGGTCATCTCATTAAAATAGTTATCACTTTCTTTAATATACTTCATCAAAGTATTGTTCACATTGATATCGATATCGGCTCCATTTTTATTCTTGGTTACAATCTGCCCTGGAACAATGTCAAGATTAATATCTACAAATTTGCGTTCTGTTTTAGTTCTTGCCTGAACCACGAATTTAGTGCTGTCGCCAAAACTTAAATTATCGAAAACAAATTTTCCTTCGGCATTTGTTACCGTATCCAAAATGTACATGGTTCCTTTTGTGGCCATCAGCATTACTTTACCACCGGGCACAGGTTTATTGCCTTTCATCACCGTTCCGCTAATGCTGATAGACTGTTCTGGCTTATAGGTAATATTCGGACCAACATTATTGATAATATTTTTCCAAAGAAATCTTCTCCAGCCCTGGGTAAGCATGAGGTTGTCGAGTTCTTTTTGTGTTTGAAGATCGTCTTTTAAGAAGTAATGGTTGGGATTCTCTACATATCCGGTCAGATCAGAGGTAAGCAACAATGAAGTGAGTATATTCGATTCATTGTTTTCATCAGGGCTAACCTTTGTTGCATTGGTAACCGCAACAGAAAAGCTACCTAAAACAGGCTTATTCTCATTATTTGCATTGAAAGTAAAAGCTGCTTTTCCTCTTTTTGAGGCAGCTACTTCAGATGCATTAAGCGATACATCAATCAGTTCGGCCTTATTGTTTATAAAAACAAGGCGTTCTGCTAAAGGTTGATTATTGCCCGAAAACAATGTAAACTGAACAATACCGGCTGGGAGGTTCTTTTTTGGAATATTGGCTACCAGCACCTGTTTATCCATTTTAGCTTTAGAACCATAATATACATTGCCTCCATGCTGGCCTACAACTTTTAGTTCAGCTCCATTTACAAGATCGGCACTGGCCATAATTTTAACTACCACTTTGCCGGTATCTAAAGCATTTACAGAAAGGGCATACCCACTTTTAACGGCTACCGGAAGTTTAATTATCTTTTCAGATCCATCTTTAAACTTAACTTTTGCGGTATAAGATTTACCTGCCTGACTATTAAACACGAAATTTCCCATGCCCA
This genomic interval carries:
- a CDS encoding carboxypeptidase-like regulatory domain-containing protein; translated protein: MKLKITLAISFLSLLIIFGAFKMDDDPFSQLLQKLEDYTSKYPQEKVHLHLDKPYYAIGDDIWFKAYVVDTKTSAPSGISKILYVELINEKDSLKKMVKLPIMGGITWGDFKLTDSLAEGNYRIRAYTNYMRNFGAEFFYDKTIKIGNSWANKVFTKTTYNFTKENNADKVIATVHFEDKNGVAYSENEVSYDVQLDYRSVNKGKVKTSLTGDAVISFTNNQPFQNKSGKIIATITLDNKQKVIKSIPITSTSNDVDVQFMPEGGTLIEELPQKVAIKAVGTNGRGEDVQGSILDETGNEVTSFSTNYLGMGNFVFNSQAGKSYTAKVKFKDGSEKIIKLPVAVKSGYALSVNALDTGKVVVKIMASADLVNGAELKVVGQHGGNVYYGSKAKMDKQVLVANIPKKNLPAGIVQFTLFSGNNQPLAERLVFINNKAELIDVSLNASEVAASKRGKAAFTFNANNENKPVLGSFSVAVTNATKVSPDENNESNILTSLLLTSDLTGYVENPNHYFLKDDLQTQKELDNLMLTQGWRRFLWKNIINNVGPNITYKPEQSISISGTVMKGNKPVPGGKVMLMATKGTMYILDTVTNAEGKFVFDNLSFGDSTKFVVQARTKTERKFVDINLDIVPGQIVTKNKNGADIDINVNNTLMKYIKESDNYFNEMTRLGLLERTIKLEEVTITEKKNPAKNSSNLNGAGRADFIMTADQLSTCVTLSQCLQGRLPGVIFRGNVPYLMRSQDTPMRIIVDGMQMEADFLDNVTPNDVESIELLKSIGNTAIYGSQGGGGVIIITTKRGDGGRSTDRYAPGIVTFNPKGFTVSREFYSPKYDATSSASRTDLRTTIYWNPQVVTDKDGKAQFEFYNADEPGTYRVVIEGIDAAGHLARKVYTYDVK